A genomic segment from Branchiostoma floridae strain S238N-H82 chromosome 7, Bfl_VNyyK, whole genome shotgun sequence encodes:
- the LOC118419888 gene encoding elongation factor 1-alpha-like: protein MGKEKEKIHINIVVIGHVDSGKSTSTGHLIYKCGAIDKRAIEQFEKEAKEMGKGSFKYAWVLDKLKAERERGITIDIALWKFETTKYIVTIIDAPGHRDFIKNMITGTSQADCAVLIVAAGTGEFEAGISNDGQTREHALLAYALGVKQLIVGVNKMDSTEPPYSEARFGEITEEVGVYIKKIGYNPESVAFVPISGWHGDNMIEESTNMPWFKGWTIERKSGRSSGHTLRQALDAIEPPSRPTDKPLRIPLQDVYRIGGIGTVPVGRVETGILKPGMVVTFAPVNITTEVKSVEMHHEYLPEALPGDNVGFNVKNVSRKDIKRGYVAGDSNNDPPKEAASFVAEIAVLNHPGEIHAGYAPVLDCHTAHIACKFVELKEKIDRRSGKKLEDNPKSVKSGDAAIVEMLPSKPMCVEAFSSYPPLGRFAVRDMRQTVAVGVIKSVSKTETTGKTTKAAQKAAGGKKK from the exons ATGGGCAAGGAAAAGGAAAAGATTCACATCAACATCGTGGTCATCGGCCATGTCGACTCCGGCAAGTCCACCTCCACCGGTCACTTGATCTAcaagtgcggcgccatcgacaAGCGTGCCATTGAGCAGTTCGAGAAGGAAGCTAAGGAG ATGGGCAAGGGCTCCTTCAAGTACGCCTGGGTGCTGGACAAGCTGAAGGCCGAGCGTGAACGTGGTATCACCATCGATATCGCCCTGTGGAAATTCGAGACCACAAAGTACATTGTGACTATCATTGATGCTCCCGGACATCGTGATTTCATCAAGAACATGATCACAGGAACTTCACAG GCTGACTGTGCCGTGCTGATTGTGGCTGCTGGTACTGGTGAGTTCGAGGCTGGTATCTCCAATGACGGCCAGACCCGTGAGCACGCCCTGCTGGCCTACGCCCTGGGTGTCAAGCAGCTCATCGTGGGAGTCAACAAGATGGACTCCACCGAGCCCCCCTACTCTGAG GCTCGTTTTGGTGAGATCACCGAGGAAGTGGGTGTCTACATCAAGAAGATCGGCTACAACCCCGAGTCTGTAGCGTTCGTGCCGATCTCGGGCTGGCACGGCGACAACATGATCGAGGAGTCCACCAACATGCCCTGGTTCAAGGGGTGGACCATCGAGCGCAAGTCCGGTAGATCCTCGGGCCACACGTTGAGGCAGGCTCTGGACGCCATCGAACCTCCGTCCAGGCCTACAGACAAGCCCCTTCGTATTCCGCTGCAGGACGTGTACAGGATTGGCG gtatCGGAACTGTGCCCGTCGGCCGTGTGGAGACCGGTATCCTGAAGCCAGGCATGGTGGTGACCTTCGCTCCCGTCAACATCACCACTGAGGTCAAGTCGGTGGAGATGCACCACGAGTATCTGCCCGAGGCCCTGCCCGGTGACAACGTCGGCTTCAACGTCAAGAACGTGTCCCGCAAGGACATCAAGCGTGGCTACGTTGCTGGTGACAGCAATAACGACCCACCCAAGGAGGCTGCCAGCTTTGTTGCAGAG ATTGCCGTGCTGAACCACCCGGGCGAGATCCATGCCGGCTACGCGCCCGTTCTGGATTGCCACACCGCCCACATCGCCTGCAAGTTCGTTGAGCTCAAGGAAAAGATTGACCGTCGTTCTGGCAAGAAGCTGGAAGACAACCCCAAGTCCGTGAAGTCTGGCGATGCTGCTATCGTCGAGATGCTTCCGTCCAAGCCCATGTGCGTCGAGGCCTTCTCTTCCTACCCACCCCTGGGTCGTTTTGCCGTGCGTGACATGAGGCAGACCGTGGCTGTCGGCGTCATCAAGTCCGTTAGCAAGACCGAGACGACCGGGAAGACCACCAAGGCTGCCCAGAAGGCTGCCGGCGGGAAGAAGAA GTGA
- the LOC118419889 gene encoding protein Mpv17-like isoform X2: MFLDQALMAPFFLGAFYPVVGLSRWDSWEDIKQLVKKLWPAVQLANFYFVPLNLRLLVMNCSRVEHILILESKQSNRRLIHLLVSSLTRKLKKGCEDGTTDM, from the exons ATGTTCTTAGATCAG GCCCTGATGGCCCCATTTTTCCTGGGTGCGTTCTATCCTGTAGTAGGACTGAGCAGATGGGACTCATGGGAGGATATCAAGCAACTAGTGAAGAAG CTCTGGCCTGCTGTCCAGTTAGCCAACTTTTATTTTGTTCCTCTCAACCTAAG ATTGTTGGTAATGAACTGCTCTAGGGTGGAACACATACTTATCCTGGAGAGCAAACAGTCAAACAGACGACTCATCCACCTCCTAGTGTCATCACTCACAAGGAAACTAAAAAAGGGTTGTGAAGATGGGACCACAGACATGTGA
- the LOC118419889 gene encoding protein Mpv17-like isoform X3, giving the protein MAPFFLGAFYPVVGLSRWDSWEDIKQLVKKEYLSTLVNNYKLWPAVQLANFYFVPLNLRLLVMNCSRVEHILILESKQSNRRLIHLLVSSLTRKLKKGCEDGTTDM; this is encoded by the exons ATGGCCCCATTTTTCCTGGGTGCGTTCTATCCTGTAGTAGGACTGAGCAGATGGGACTCATGGGAGGATATCAAGCAACTAGTGAAGAAG GAGTACCTGTCAACATTGGTGAACAATTACAAA CTCTGGCCTGCTGTCCAGTTAGCCAACTTTTATTTTGTTCCTCTCAACCTAAG ATTGTTGGTAATGAACTGCTCTAGGGTGGAACACATACTTATCCTGGAGAGCAAACAGTCAAACAGACGACTCATCCACCTCCTAGTGTCATCACTCACAAGGAAACTAAAAAAGGGTTGTGAAGATGGGACCACAGACATGTGA
- the LOC118419889 gene encoding protein Mpv17-like isoform X1 has product MFLDQALMAPFFLGAFYPVVGLSRWDSWEDIKQLVKKEYLSTLVNNYKLWPAVQLANFYFVPLNLRLLVMNCSRVEHILILESKQSNRRLIHLLVSSLTRKLKKGCEDGTTDM; this is encoded by the exons ATGTTCTTAGATCAG GCCCTGATGGCCCCATTTTTCCTGGGTGCGTTCTATCCTGTAGTAGGACTGAGCAGATGGGACTCATGGGAGGATATCAAGCAACTAGTGAAGAAG GAGTACCTGTCAACATTGGTGAACAATTACAAA CTCTGGCCTGCTGTCCAGTTAGCCAACTTTTATTTTGTTCCTCTCAACCTAAG ATTGTTGGTAATGAACTGCTCTAGGGTGGAACACATACTTATCCTGGAGAGCAAACAGTCAAACAGACGACTCATCCACCTCCTAGTGTCATCACTCACAAGGAAACTAAAAAAGGGTTGTGAAGATGGGACCACAGACATGTGA